CGcatcggctgctgctgctgctggggcTGCTGGTGGAGCTGGAGCTGTTGCAGCTGGTGCGTCGCTAGCAGAGACTGCATGGACTGGCTGTTGTGGTACATCTGCTGGTTGCTTCCGAATTGGTGCGGCGCCTGTGACATGCCGCCGTAGTTCATCAGCATCCCCCCACCGTTGCCCATCTGGCCTGTTGCCACCTTCAGCCGCTGAACCTCCGTTTTCAGGGTGTCATTTAGAGCTGCACCAGAGGAAAAAGGAATGTTAAGAAAAcaataaggcctcctttggttcataggattgaaaaatcataggaatagaaaagtcataggatatgagatgacatgcatctcaaatcctatgcataggaatagaaaaggagatgccctttgattcacaccataggatttttttccattgagtctaggctaatgtttattttcctatgaaatgtggaggataggaagaattcctccataggaataggatttcattcctacaaaccaaagagctctgaaggaatttttcctataaaaatcctatcctataaaaatcctacaaaattcctccaaaccaaaggaggcctaatacTTTGAAATTCCCTTGTGTACGTGCATGATGGCATGAATGAGAATAAAGGTGTAAGAAGAGAGATAAAACTGAAAGAAACGTGTTTTTTTACAGAAACAATCGATGTCCATGATATGGTTGGCGTACAGTATAGACTAGATGCACAAAGTTTTGTTCTTATCATCATTGACATCGTAAAGTTCCTTTTAAACAGGTACTCAGATTGCAAACAACTGACTATCTTCTAACCCACAACTGAGATCTTCCAACCCTGCTTCTATTATATGCATCAACATGACCTGCAAAGTCTTATTACTTATGCTGTACACCTAATAACGCCTAGTTTTAAAAACTAGAATCAACCAAATTTAGGGGTCAGAAATGTGTGTATTACCATCTTGTAGGTGGACTTGCTGCTCCATGTTCTGCAGACGTATCTTCAATTCACTATTCTCACTTGTTAGCCCACTGGTATCTCTCTGGCATATAGGAACATAATGAGAAGAATGGTCATTAGCTATCTGAATTAAACACATGATTATCACTACATAATAAATAGAGCATGGGCATAGAAACCAAGTATCTTCATCCCGAAAAACATATTTGGTTGATATTGTTTTGATGGATGTGAATGCAGTAAATTTGACTGACGACAAGTTGAGGGCAAATCCAGTTTGCTAGAAGGCAGAAAGACCATGTTATAGCCTTAACAGTTATAGGTTTGACCAGAAGGAACTTCAATGCATTCAAATATCAACGTGCCAAACTACTGTACGTTGGCACACATTCCACACATGGTTTGCACTGTTTTTATCATCCGTTTAGAATATGATCAGTATAAAAAGTCTACATTCCTGCACACAGAAAATGCATGTAGTACTAATATGGACATTCTAAAGATACATGGATGAAACCCCGTAATACCAACAGCCAAAAACTGCACCATGAATGGGCAGCACTAGCTCTCTTTCTCAGATCACAATGCATGGTATTTCTTCCTGTTCATGTAATAGTTGCTACCTTCCTTGCTACACCacattttcttttcctttctataAACTTCTATAGTACAACCATGATGATTTATGTTACGTTTTAGAACTTGGCAATGACTAGTAGCCAGTCAATCCAAGTTCGGGAAATGCCTAAAGATCTTCTGACATCCAATGCTCTTATCTACCAGAAAGGCTTATGATTATGAAAAAAAAAAACTTGCATGTTGATTCAACTTAAGCTTCTCGACTGGGAAACCAGAAACACAAGCAGTCAAGCGCAAAATATTGCAGAAGTACTTTAAGCAAGTTTTGATTATCACACAGATCGTTGCCCATGGGCCACAGGTGAGAAGTGGTCAGATGCATTGGGTATTTATTGAATATTGATATTACGTTTATTATGATATTGCTTTGAAGTGTGCTCCATACCATCTCTAGTTTTAGCGCATCTATAATGGATATAGCTTGAGACCAGCCAACTAGCTCATCAACAAGTGGTACCTCAATATTATCACTCCATTCCAAAATGCACATGGCATAGCAACACGACAAAATTTCGTTATTAGTTTCAAAAACAGGGAGACAAGATATTGCATCTTGTAACATACAACATGATGCTTCCGACAGCATCATCACTATGTGGCTGTACTCAATGCCACTTGTGCTAATTATATACGAGAACTTCCATCCTTAAAATGGCTTTTCTTGAAAACATTCAATGCTATGTAAATATGACAGAAGATCTCCACGCCATCTTCAGGAAACCACCTTACACCAAAGGGCATGTAACAGAGGGTTTTTACTTTGAAGAATTTGGATGAAATTATTCAACCAATTCCTAAGCTCCAATGATTTCAGATAGAATACATCCCTACGCGGCAGTTTAACACATATATCAATCTAACTTGAGATAATGAAGTCATGTGTGGAATTTCCTTAGCCGCATCCAAAATAGTCTCATAAATGGATAAAAACTTTATAAGCAGAAACACTCCAAAGATAATGCATACCTGTAGCAATGACAATTGGGCTGACAATGTTGTTGCTTCTGTCTGCAGGGTTTGCACCTTGCGCTCAAGTTCACCAATATAGCGCATTTTCCTTTCCTTCGATCTTGCCGCAGATTGTCTATTAGCCCAAATCCTGTCAAATCATCCGAATCACAAATCAGCATATGCTCATGTGTACCACATAAACAGATGACCTTCATCTTCAACAAAAAAGCTATCTAAAGAATGTAAACATAAGGGTGCTGAACATGAGGCATCTGATTCCAATCACACTTTTGTCCAACAAATGGATCTCTTTCCTCGCGCCTAACTGTCTAACCTATCTGAGACCTATCATCTCTTCTCATTTCGTGCAAGCATAGCATTTTACACCCACTCATGTGAAGTAGTGTACTAAATCCTCCCATGGCTAATAATCTCACCAGTGGATGAAGCAAATACTTGATGTGAAATACCGTTGAAGAAAAAAATGCAGCATTTCACAAAAGGCTACCTGAACTCTATAGAAGATGATGGACGTTACACAATAGTAGCAATTAAAGGAGAAATCGAACCTTTTTGCCCTCTTGGGGTCGACAAGAGCAAGCTCGGCCAGCTTCGCCGCGGACACCGCCTTCTTGGCCTCCACAGTGGACATCCCCTCCATCCCCGGCGCCCccaccaggtcctcggccttgatcgACATCGACTCGTCCATGGACTGGCTGTGCTGGTGCTTCGGCCTCATCACGTGGCCCGCCCTGGCCGCCTCGCCCCCGCCGGCAGCAGCGGCTGACGACGACTCCGCCTGGTCCGACGACGGCCCGCACGACGAGTTGAGCTTGTCCACGTCGAGGAACATGGAGAAGAGCTCCTCGTCGTTCTCGTCCGACAGCGAgggcccgtcgccgcccccgggCGCGCAAAGGTCGAGGTCGTCGGGGAGGCTGAGGATCTCGGAGTGCGCGCGCCGGTGGCCGGGGTTCCTGGTGGGGAAGTCCGGCATGCGGCTGATGTCGTACTCCGGCGGGGGAGTCGACGAGCGGCGCGAGGGCTGCGGCGGcaggccgtcgccgccgccgccatccgccgAGATCCGGGACCTGTCCTTGTTCATCTTCCCGGCACCAGGGCCCCGCCGAATCTCCTCAAACGCGCCGCCTTTTTACCAGTCCACGGAGCTAATCAAGCTTCAGCCAAGAAAACAACACACACGGCTCAGAAGTCAGAACTAAGATTACGCTGGAAAAGAATCGGAGGAAATTCTTGGCAGAAAGAAGAGCGACCAGAGCGCGGAAATCGGGTGGAAATTCTTGCGAGGGAAAGAGGGGAGGAAGATCTAGGAGCCGGGTCGCAAGAGCACGGAGCTGAGCAAGGGGAGGGAGAGGGAATGGGAGCGAGAGGCGAGGGTGGTTTGGGCTGTCTCACCTGAGATTCGAGCGGCGTTCGGCTCTCGCTGATCTATCACCCTCGCGCCTGCTGCTTATCACTTCTTGGCATCATTTGCATGAGGAGGCAGATGACATGATGATACAACTCAACACATGAAGGGGAGATTTATTTATAACAGTTTTTTATATTATTttacttttattttaatttttattggAAGGAAAATAGTACTATGTGCCAAGGCTGCTTCATTCATTCCTTGTGAGGAGGGGACCAGCTATGCTAGGGCATGTGATACAAAAACATCTGTAAAGTGAGAAAAGTCTGCTTCCTCTTGTACTAGAGATTTTAGGAGtgttgtcaaaaatatatttatgatgGTTGGTTTCCTCTCTGTAGTGGAATTCTTGTTGTGTCACTGAATTCCCTAATTTAATTTGGCTCCTCTTATGGACAATGTTGGGTTGTTTGGATCATTTGGTATGTTCAGCATCTTCAATTTCTGGCTCCGCCACCAACAAGAAATGTTCACTCACCAGGGGAGATGAAGGCTGTGGAGACACACCGAACCTACGACTTACTTGTCGAGGATGAAGCATTTTTTGTTTGACTGTTAGAAGTGACAATGTTAGCACGAAGGATGGTTTCACCTCTACCATCGATACCGATGCTAGTGGATGCTTGCCATCACGAGGACAGAGCGGGAGATGGTCCCATAAGACGGCGATGACATGGTTGAGTTGTGGCGAGGACGACCAAGTGGGCATTCCCAAGGAGGAAGATGGTAGGTTGTGGTTGTGTTTTGGCGCGCATTGCGTGAGAGAAGTTGCTACTATGCAACGTGTTATCATGGAAAAAAAATACATATTCACATATACTTCTCTTTGAAATCGGTAAGTATTGCTTTCTGCCAAAAGATTGTATTGCTGTTTGAGGCGATTAATTAACTATAGTCATTATTTTTTGTCATAAAAAATTATAATCATTAGTTAGCATGTACGTGATTAGAATACATTAAAGGATAAAAAATCTGGATACGTGTTCTTTCTCTTTAAGGCTTCCTATATAGTGCATATGCTTTATTTATTTCTTCAAGCGGTTCGTCGATAAGACAATTCCTATGACTATGACCAATTTGGGATGGTTTAAAAAAAGTTCCATCGAAGTGACTACCGTGGAACTTGCTACCCAACAAAGAACAAGTtcactggtactccctccgtccagaaatacttgccaTCAAATTGAATAAAAGGGaatatatctagacgtattttagttttagatacatccctttttatccattttgatgacaggtATTTTTGGACGGAGAGAGTACTTCTTTATAGGAGCAATATTGCTATTTTTAGGTAGCAAAATTTTTAGTGTTATTTACCATCTGCATGATTGGAATACATAGGGCATTTTCAAGGGCACGTGTCAAATTTTAGCCCATCATATGTCCATGAACAACAAAAGATTGAGCCCCATTTGTCCTCTTTAAAAATAGTGTTTCTCAATGTATCACCCACTTGTTTGGACATGTGCATACGAtcggatggagagagagagggggggggggtcgggGGGATTAGAGCTGATGTGGCGGATATGTCCGGACAACCGCATTTCTCCACATGTATGGGCGGGTTTGGGGAAGTCTGGACCATCCGGACTTATAGGGCGGGTCTGGGGAAGCTCATTGAGTGGTCACGACATAAAATTGGATTCATTAGTTG
Above is a window of Triticum dicoccoides isolate Atlit2015 ecotype Zavitan chromosome 5B, WEW_v2.0, whole genome shotgun sequence DNA encoding:
- the LOC119311147 gene encoding transcription factor RF2a-like, giving the protein MNKDRSRISADGGGGDGLPPQPSRRSSTPPPEYDISRMPDFPTRNPGHRRAHSEILSLPDDLDLCAPGGGDGPSLSDENDEELFSMFLDVDKLNSSCGPSSDQAESSSAAAAGGGEAARAGHVMRPKHQHSQSMDESMSIKAEDLVGAPGMEGMSTVEAKKAVSAAKLAELALVDPKRAKRIWANRQSAARSKERKMRYIGELERKVQTLQTEATTLSAQLSLLQRDTSGLTSENSELKIRLQNMEQQVHLQDALNDTLKTEVQRLKVATGQMGNGGGMLMNYGGMSQAPHQFGSNQQMYHNSQSMQSLLATHQLQQLQLHQQPQQQQQPMRPQHHHHQQQQPLHPLQAQQFQQAARDLKMKGPMWGDGKSSGGGGI